Genomic window (Croceicoccus sp. Ery15):
ACCGCGCCCGAACCGGTCATGCGGTCCCACGTCAGCGACAGAACGATCAGCGGGCCGAACGCCGCGCCGAACCCTGCCCATGCGTTGGAGACGAGGCCCAGAACCTCGCTTTCGGGATCGGCAGCAATCGCGATGGCGGCCAGCGCCACCAGCAGCACGCAGATGCGCGATACGTTCACCGTCTCCCGCTCCGACGCGTTCTTGCGCAGGAACAGGCGATAGAAATCCTCGGTCAGAGAGGAAGAGGCGACCAGCAGCTGCGAGCTGATCGTCGACATGATCGCGGCTAGCAATGCGGCCAGCAGGAAGCCGGTGATCAGCGGGTGGAACAGCGTGTCGGCCAGCAGGATGAAGATCGTTTCGGGATCCTCCAGTGTGAGGCCGTTCAGCTCGACATGCGCGCGGCCCAGAATGCCCACACCCAGCGCGCCGATCAGCGAGACGAACATCCAGCTCATCCCGATATTGCGCGCTGTTTTTACGCCGCCTTCCTTCACCGCCATGAAACGCACGATGATATGCGGCTGCCCGAAATAGCCCAGCCCCCATGTCACCGCCGACAGGAAGCCGATGAAGCTAAGCCCCGAGAACAGCGACAGGAAATTCGGGTCCACATTGCGCACAGCCTCTGCCACCGTGGCGCTGCCGCCGTCGCTGGTCAGCACGACGATGGGCATCAGGATCAGCGCGACCACCATGATGCAGCCCTGCACGAAATCGGTCAGCGACACGGCAAGGAACCCGCCCACCATCGTATAGGCCAGCACGACGCCCGCCGTCAGCCAGATGCCGGTCATGTAATCGGACAGGCCCGTATCGCCGAACAGCCCGGCAAAGCTTGACACGAACAGCTTGCCGCCGCCGACAAGGCCCGCCGCGGTATAGACGGTGAAGAACAGCACGATGATGATGGCGGAAACGACACGCAGCGCGATGGCGCGGTCGGGAAAACGGTTGGCCAGGAATTCGGGGATCGTCAGCGCATTGCCATAGGCGACGGTCTGGTCGCGCAGGCGGGGGGCGACGATGATCCAGTTCGCCAGCGCGCCGACGAACAGGCCGATGCCGATCCATGCCTCGACAAGGCCGGTGGCATAAAGCGCGCCGGGAAGACCCAGCAGCAGCCAGCCCGACATGTCCGACGCGCCCGCGGACAGCGCCGCGACGGCCGGGGGCAGGTTACGCCCGCCGAGGAGATAGCCTTCCGAACTGTCGGTCGACTTTTTCCACGCGAACAGGCCGATGCCCAGCATCAGCACGAAATAGAGGGTGAGCGATATGAGTGTTCCAGTAGCCATGGGGCCGCGACATATCGTCGCAGGCCCCGTTTGGCCACCGTCCGGCCCGAATTAGACCGATTTCACCGCTGGTTGCGCAATTTTTCCTTGGATTATTGCGCGGGGTTCACGGCTTACGCGTCAACCTTGCGCTTCGCCTTCTTGCGCTCGTGCGGGTCGAGCAGCGCCTTGCGCAGGCGGATGTTCTGCGGGGTCACCTCGACCATTTCATCGTCGTCGATATAGGCGATGGCCTGTTCGAGCGTCATGCGGGTCGGCGGGGTCAGGCGCAGTGCATCATCCTTGCCGGTCGAACGGAAGTTGGTCAGCTGCTTCGACTTCAGCGGATTGACTTCCAGATCGTCGGGCTTGGCATTTTCGCCGATGATCATGCCTTCATACAGCTTTTCCTGCGGGGACACGAACAATATGCCGCGCTCCTCAAGCCCGCCCAGTGCATAGCCGACAGCCTCGCCCGTGGCGTTCGAGATCAGGACTCCGTTCTGGCGGCCTTCGATCGGGCCCTTGTAGGGGCCGTATTTCTCGAACAGGCGGTTCATGATGCCGGTGCCGCGCGTGTCGGACAGGAATTCGCCGTGGTAACCGATCAGCCCGCGCGAAGGGGCGCTGAACGCGATACGCGTCTTGCCCACGCCCGACGGGCGCATTTCGGTCAGGTCGGCCTTGCGGCGCTGCATCTTTTCCACGACCGTGCCCGAATATTCGTCGTCCACGTCGATCACGACGGTTTCATACGGTTCGGTGCGATTGCCGTCTTCGTCGGTGGCAAAGATCACGCGCGGACGCGAAATGCCGAGTTCGAAGCCTTCGCGGCG
Coding sequences:
- the putP gene encoding sodium/proline symporter PutP, giving the protein MATGTLISLTLYFVLMLGIGLFAWKKSTDSSEGYLLGGRNLPPAVAALSAGASDMSGWLLLGLPGALYATGLVEAWIGIGLFVGALANWIIVAPRLRDQTVAYGNALTIPEFLANRFPDRAIALRVVSAIIIVLFFTVYTAAGLVGGGKLFVSSFAGLFGDTGLSDYMTGIWLTAGVVLAYTMVGGFLAVSLTDFVQGCIMVVALILMPIVVLTSDGGSATVAEAVRNVDPNFLSLFSGLSFIGFLSAVTWGLGYFGQPHIIVRFMAVKEGGVKTARNIGMSWMFVSLIGALGVGILGRAHVELNGLTLEDPETIFILLADTLFHPLITGFLLAALLAAIMSTISSQLLVASSSLTEDFYRLFLRKNASERETVNVSRICVLLVALAAIAIAADPESEVLGLVSNAWAGFGAAFGPLIVLSLTWDRMTGSGAVAGLVTGAVVVVAWIAAGFGDSFLGGPGVYEIIPGFIAAWGAIVLVSRMGSSAPVPRPVQ